A region of Triplophysa rosa linkage group LG16, Trosa_1v2, whole genome shotgun sequence DNA encodes the following proteins:
- the zmym4.2 gene encoding zinc finger MYM-type protein 4 isoform X3 → MVRTCAYPRCWNLEKTVRLRASKTTKDERLIFHKFPLNDFVRLELWLLAIGWDLNTPFEKIKGSRLCSEHFKPDDYKPEEGRIRRILKKSAVPVPILQLKAARHAGAELQMEGRYDVNMDSDFQNDFSFVTGSPGAALKLEEAFSPLSCTSAAGFPPDSEDSSEAGTKSDLQESVIEGHRVKLQKTMKQEDVDLRLHDKRMEVTSEPRNDKQTDEEDDEDREMNTEDTAQCSEELVITKVEDFTSEMPIDVDYTGDHSGRMEVDKPEYADTQTAKDDKNRMESFGMQTEPVVRLRKLHLVQPSVDLSVKIKEEPIDEECRKSPQAPERTLREHEDFTQTPDEITIRPAFPVGGNAIGAPAARAAKAPSVPAVSIPEQAPFSAIVTVCAGCKRIILKGKTAFQRSGSPKLYCSPQCLCITSAIEVKKKTCHHCLKEISHPKDVLLASVDTSGTTKEFCSQKCISAFNFRCSVCQRTSVTHGHEVKSMGTVHKLCSDVCFNQFLSSNKLTMNCCMNCGGYCKSTDGSCPSLQIEGNTVKFCTQKCLKVYKKRSLKTATCKMCHAKRPSAEMVVSQNSEGGEELFCSDSCATTYTAQTLSSSGTAVECKNCKKKQVPQYHLTMSEGTVQNFCSFTCVVSYEAVINKKQAPKKITSTSNNVPAPKPAAPRSAPAATSSSVKTASSSRPVQMVTRLPCAQCLQSFSHKPKLLEFKKKMYVFCDDSCVGDFGKTKNVTALCEYCKTDQVVKSVKRISKVDRTFCGQKCKLLFEDNLANEWGEKYCRDCFYCDAGSKTRVTGVFNDKQEEFCETQCLSKYTSLIHQDSKGIKCTMCKQGSKMNETVKWLDEMKHFCNLRCLMFFCSLQAVTGAVTKAANKSLSKRGATSVSSTVHQRPKETTPIIANVRSFSSEANGQSDVLESKDMDGSVPSITVEVPEDESFPEQTVSTQKCTVRTCARPRRNQKRKALPHNTKHKTIACKPNTRNAETQSDEIPKVIVLPVPVPVPVFVPVPMNLYTQYVPQTVGLPLPIPVPMFLPTTLDSAERIVKTIQEIKEKIPDDPLEADLIMMAEMVAEDAEREKKIKASDQKSNLMDIDSEDVSSNLSWEEDSVSSAQTLDQTPELEKAQSKSVPELEKAQSKSVPELEKALSKSVPELERELCKSVPELEKAQSKSAPSINPSTLTPTPIPTEEPQIDLQADFPVASTELIKEQKHNKKEVKVSDVKQKPRRKDSDSVLQKKRDNKCAASATSDGPADLSKMQHESGVSAWKNWVRWRNSQPHVETPKFGARSMTLKEDLLKCSTAELSYGLSKFISEVCRPNGENYSLDSIFYLCLGIQQHLFKNNRMENIFTDVCYSRFCQDMTNMLKGWTPTILSNGYVHSQVEEKYMWDCKQLGAFSPGVLLNTLLYFFTKFFNYKTVEQHRRLYFGRFKRYCQGQGNSKVVYLHFYPHKEDTSTDGVPAKKRKKEDERGKPLKIKENTENPFRCPVRLFEFYLSKCSPSVRHSTSQFYLNPERSCVPSSPTWFSTSSLSDEALENMLARILTVRELYMQEDQSPHEAESDSDSD, encoded by the exons ATGGTGCGTACGTGTGCCTATCCGAGATGCTGGAATTTAGAAAAAACCGTAAGATTGCGCGCGTCAAAAACAACGAAGGATGAAAgattaatatttcataaattCCCTTTGAATGATTTTGTGCGATTGGAGCTATGGCTGCTCGCTATTGGGTGGGATTTAAATACCCCCTTTGAGAAAATCAAAGGGTCCAGGTTGTGCAGtgaacatttcaaacctgacgATTATAAACCAGAAGAGGGAAGGATAAGACGAATCCTGAAGAAGTCAGCTGTGCCTGTGCCAATTTTACAGCTAAAAGCG GCTAGACATGCGGGAGCTGAGCTGCAGATGGAAGGACGGTATGATGTCAACATGGATTCTgactttcaaaatgattttagtTTTGTTACTGGGAGTCCAGGAGCTGCACTGAAACTAGAAG AGGCCTTTTCACCATTGAGCTGTACATCCGCAGCAGGTTTTCCTCCGGACAGTGAGGATTCCAGTGAGGCAGGAACGAAGTCTGACCTTCAAGAAAGCGTGATAGAGGGTCATCGTGTGAAGCTTCAGAAGACCATGAAGCAGGAAGATGTAGATTTGCGACTACATGATAAACGCATGGAGGTGACAAGTGAACCAAGAAACGATAAGCAAACAGATGAAGAAGACGACGAAGACCGggagatgaacacagaggataCAGCGCAGTGTTCAGAAGAGCTAGTGATCACTAAAGTTGAGGACTTCACAAGTGAAATGCCAATAGATGTAGACTACACTGGGGATCACAGTGGAAGGATGGAGGTGGATAAACCAGAATATGCAG ATACACAAACGGCAAAAGACGACAAAAACAGGATGGAGTCATTTGGAATG CAAACAGAGCCTGTGGTGAGACTCAGGAAGCTTCATTTGGTCCAGCCCTCTGTCGATCTGTCTGTGAAGATCAAGGAGGAGCCAATAGATGAGGAGTGTAGAAAGTCTCCTCAGGCTCCAGAGAGAACCTTGAGGGAACATGAG GATTTTACCCAGACACCTGATGAGATCACGATCCGTCCGGCGTTCCCCGTGGGAGGAAATGCCATTG GAGCTCCAGCGGCAAGAGCCGCAAAAGCACCATCAGTCCCTGCCGTGTCCATTCCCGAACAAGCCCCTTTCAGTGCCATTGTTACGGTGTGTGCCGGCTGTAAAAGGATCATACTGAAGGGTAAAACGGCCTTCCAGCGCAGCGGCTCTCCTAAACTCTACTGCTCACCTCAGTGTCTCTGCATCACCTCTGCCATTGAGgtcaaaaagaaaacatgtcaCCACTGCCTCAA AGAGATTTCTCACCCAAAGGATGTGCTTTTAGCCTCAGTGGACACGTCAGGAACTACTAAGGAGTTCTGCAGTCAGAAATGCATTAGTGCTTTTAACTTCAGGTGCAGCGTGTGTCAGAGGACAAGTGTG ACTCATGGTCACGAGGTGAAGTCCATGGGCACCGTCCATAAGCTGTGCAGCGACGTTTGTTTCAACCAGTTCCTCTCTTCCAATAAGTTGACCATGAACTGTTGTATGAACTGTGGTGGGTACTGTAAAAGCACAGACGGTTCGTGTCCCTCTCTACAGATAGAGGGCAACACTGTCAAGTTCTGCACCCAAAAGTGCCTCAAAGTCTACAAAAAG AGGAGTCTCAAAACTGCCACCTGCAAAATGTGTCACGCCAAGCGCCCATCTGCAGAAATGGTGGTCAGTCAGAACTCAGAGGGTGGAGAAGAGCTTTTCTGCTCTGACTCTTGTGCCACGACCTATACAGCCCAGACTCTCAGTTCCTCAG GTACTGCTGTGGAATGCAAAAACTGCAAGAAGAAACAAGTACCACAGTATCATCTAACAATGTCTGAAGGAACCGTTCAAAACTTCTGCTCCTTTACCTGTGTAGTGTCTTATGAG GCGGTAATAAACAAAAAGCAAGCTCCTAAGAAGATAACCTCTACAAGCAACAATGTTCCTGCCCCAAAACCTGCTGCCCCAAGATCTGCTCCTGCGGCGACCAGTTCATCAGTAAAGACTGCCTCCTCCAGTAGACCGGTCCAAATGGTCACCCGACTCCCTTGTGCTCAATGTCTGCAGTCATTCTCCCACAAGCCAAAGCTACTGGAGTTCAAG aaaaaaatgtatgtgttctGTGATGACTCTTGTGTTGGGGACtttggaaaaacaaaaaacgTCACAGCTCTCTGCGAATACTGCAAGACCGATCAAGTTGTGAAAAGTGTGAAAAGGATAAGCAAGGTTGACCGGACTTTCTGTGGGCAGA aATGTAAGTTACTCTTTGAGGATAACCTGGCCAACGAGTGGGGCGAGAAATACTGTCGTGACTGCTTTTACTGTGATGCTGGCTCTAAGACTCGAGTGACTGGGGTTTTTAATGACAAGCAGGAGGAGTTTTGTGAAACCCAGTGCTTGTCAAAATATACTTCACTGATCCATCAG GATTCTAAGGGGATCAAATGCACAATGTGCAAGCAGGGCAGTAAGATGAATGAAACTGTGAAATGGTTGGACGAGATGAAGCATTTCTGCAACCTGCGGTGCCTGATGTTCTTCTGCAGTCTGCAGGCCGTCACAGGGGCGGTCACTAAAGCTGCAAACAAATCTCTATCCAAACGGG GTGCAACGTCAGTGTCCTCTACAGTCCATCAACGCCCTAAAGAGACCACACCCATCATCGCCAATGTTAGATCGTTCTCAAGTGAAGCCAATGGACAGTCTGATGTTCTGGAAAGCAAAGATATGGATG GCTCTGTTCCATCCATTACTGTAGAAGTTCCAGAGGATGAAAGTTTTCCAGAACAAACG gtcagtACACAGAAATGCACTGTGAGGACTTGTGCCCGGCCACGTCGAAACCAAAAGAGAAAGGCCTTACCGCATAATACCAAGCACAAAACTATAGCCTGTAAACCCAACACCCGTAATGCTGAGACACAAAGTG ATGAAATTCCTAAAGTAATAGTGTTGCCTGTGCCTGTGCCGGTGCCTGTGTTCGTGCCGGTTCCTATGAATCTCTACACACAGTATGTTCCTCAGACTGTTGGGTTACCGTTACCG ATTCCAGTGCCCATGTTCCTCCCTACAACTCTGGACAGTGCTGAACGCATTGTGAAGACCATCCAGGAAATCAAAGAGAAGATCCCTGATGATCCTCTGGAGGCTGATCTCATCATGATGGCGGAGATGGTGGCTGAGGAcgcagagagggagaaaaaaatcaaagctAGTG ATCAGAAAAGTAACTTAATGGATATTGATTCGGAAGACGTGTCCAGCAATCTAAGTTGGGAAGAGGATTCTGTCTCTTCTGCTCAGACATTGGATCAGACTCCAGAGCTGGAGAAAGCACAGTCTAAATCTGTTCCAGAACTAGAGAAAGCACAGTCTAAATCTGTTCCAGAACTAGAGAAAGCCCTGTCTAAATCTGTTCCAGAGCTGGAGAGAGAACTATGTAAATCTGTTCCAGAGCTGGAGAAAGCACAGTCTAAATCTGCTCCATCCATCAATCCATCTACACTGACCCCCACCCCTATCCCAACAGAAGAGCCACAGATTGACCTGCAAGCTGATTTTCCAGTCG CGAGCACTGAACTTATAAAAgagcaaaaacacaacaaaaaggaGGTGAAGGTATCAGATGTCAAACAGAAGCCTCGCAGAAAAGACAGTGATAGCGTTCTTCAAAAGAAACGG GACAATAAGTGTGCAGCGTCAGCCACATCAGACGGCCCAGCTGACCTCTCCAAAATGCAACATGAGTCTGGTGTCAGTGCTTGGAAGAATTGGGTGCGCTGGAGGAACTCCCAACCTCATGTGGAGACTCCCAAATTTGGCG CGCGAAGCATGACGCTCAAGGAGGACTTGTTGAAGTGTAGCACTGCTGAGTTGAGCTACGGCCTCTCCAAGTTCATCTCTGAAGTTTGTCGACCCAATGGAGAGAATTACAGCCTTGATAGCATCTTTTATCTCTGCTTAGGCATCCAACAG CATCTGTTTAAGAATAATCGGATGGAGAACATATTCACAGACGTCTGCTACAGCAGATTCTGCCAGGATATGACCAACATGCTCAAAGGATGGACACCCACTATTTTGTCCAATG GTTATGTTCATTCTCAAGTAGAGGAGAAATACATGTGGGACTGTAAGCAGTTGGGGGCGTTCTCACCCGGCGTGCTGCTGAACACGCTGCTTTATTTCTTCACCAAGTTCTTCAATTATAAAACAGTGGAGCAGCATCGTCGCCTCTACTTCGGCCGCTTCAAGCGCTACTGTCAGGGCCAGGGTAACAGCAAAGTGGTCTATTTGCACTTTTATCCCCATAAAGAGGACACAAGCACAG ATGGTGTTCCAgcgaaaaagaggaaaaaagaagATGAAAGGGGAAAGCCGCTAAAGATAAAGGAGAATACAGAGAATCCCTTCCGCTGTCCTGTTCGACTTTTTGAGTTCTATCTCTCGAAATG TTCTCCCAGCGTGAGACATAGCACGTCCCAGTTTTACTTGAATCCTGAACGCTCCTGTGTGCCAAGCAGCCCCACATGGTTCTCCACATCCTCGCTGAGCGATGAGGCTCTGGAAAACATGCTCGCCCGCATCCTAACTGTTAGAGAGCTGTACATGCAAGAAGACCAATCGCCTCATGAAGCGGAATCTGACAGTGACTCGGATTGA
- the zmym4.2 gene encoding zinc finger MYM-type protein 4 isoform X2, whose translation MVRVCAFPGCFNREKALRLRPQGSAQDESLTFHTLPMQDPERLKLWLLALHRDINSPVESIRALRVCSGHFSPDDFPGPNRRYLKSTAVPVQLVVPTEARHAGAELQMEGRYDVNMDSDFQNDFSFVTGSPGAALKLEGGMSASSQSTEAFSPLSCTSAAGFPPDSEDSSEAGTKSDLQESVIEGHRVKLQKTMKQEDVDLRLHDKRMEVTSEPRNDKQTDEEDDEDREMNTEDTAQCSEELVITKVEDFTSEMPIDVDYTGDHSGRMEVDKPEYADTQTAKDDKNRMESFGMQTEPVVRLRKLHLVQPSVDLSVKIKEEPIDEECRKSPQAPERTLREHEDFTQTPDEITIRPAFPVGGNAIGAPAARAAKAPSVPAVSIPEQAPFSAIVTVCAGCKRIILKGKTAFQRSGSPKLYCSPQCLCITSAIEVKKKTCHHCLKEISHPKDVLLASVDTSGTTKEFCSQKCISAFNFRCSVCQRTSVTHGHEVKSMGTVHKLCSDVCFNQFLSSNKLTMNCCMNCGGYCKSTDGSCPSLQIEGNTVKFCTQKCLKVYKKRSLKTATCKMCHAKRPSAEMVVSQNSEGGEELFCSDSCATTYTAQTLSSSGTAVECKNCKKKQVPQYHLTMSEGTVQNFCSFTCVVSYEAVINKKQAPKKITSTSNNVPAPKPAAPRSAPAATSSSVKTASSSRPVQMVTRLPCAQCLQSFSHKPKLLEFKKKMYVFCDDSCVGDFGKTKNVTALCEYCKTDQVVKSVKRISKVDRTFCGQKCKLLFEDNLANEWGEKYCRDCFYCDAGSKTRVTGVFNDKQEEFCETQCLSKYTSLIHQDSKGIKCTMCKQGSKMNETVKWLDEMKHFCNLRCLMFFCSLQAVTGAVTKAANKSLSKRGATSVSSTVHQRPKETTPIIANVRSFSSEANGQSDVLESKDMDGSVPSITVEVPEDESFPEQTVSTQKCTVRTCARPRRNQKRKALPHNTKHKTIACKPNTRNAETQSDEIPKVIVLPVPVPVPVFVPVPMNLYTQYVPQTVGLPLPIPVPMFLPTTLDSAERIVKTIQEIKEKIPDDPLEADLIMMAEMVAEDAEREKKIKASDQKSNLMDIDSEDVSSNLSWEEDSVSSAQTLDQTPELEKAQSKSVPELEKAQSKSVPELEKALSKSVPELERELCKSVPELEKAQSKSAPSINPSTLTPTPIPTEEPQIDLQADFPVASTELIKEQKHNKKEVKVSDVKQKPRRKDSDSVLQKKRDNKCAASATSDGPADLSKMQHESGVSAWKNWVRWRNSQPHVETPKFGARSMTLKEDLLKCSTAELSYGLSKFISEVCRPNGENYSLDSIFYLCLGIQQHLFKNNRMENIFTDVCYSRFCQDMTNMLKGWTPTILSNGYVHSQVEEKYMWDCKQLGAFSPGVLLNTLLYFFTKFFNYKTVEQHRRLYFGRFKRYCQGQGNSKVVYLHFYPHKEDTSTDGVPAKKRKKEDERGKPLKIKENTENPFRCPVRLFEFYLSKCSPSVRHSTSQFYLNPERSCVPSSPTWFSTSSLSDEALENMLARILTVRELYMQEDQSPHEAESDSDSD comes from the exons ATGGTACGAGTGTGCGCTTTTCCTGGATGCTTCAACCGAGAGAAAGCGTTACGTCTGCGGCCGCAGGGATCGGCGCAAGATGAAAGTTTGACGTTTCACACGTTACCGATGCAAGATCCAGAGAGACTGAAGCTGTGGCTGCTCGCTCTACACCGGGATATAAACTCACCCGTTGAATCCATCCGTGCATTGAGAGTGTGCAGCGGGCATTTTTCGCCTGACGATTTCCCTGGTCCAAATCGACGATATCTGAAATCAACAGCAGTGCCTGTCCAGTTAGTAGTACCGACTGAG GCTAGACATGCGGGAGCTGAGCTGCAGATGGAAGGACGGTATGATGTCAACATGGATTCTgactttcaaaatgattttagtTTTGTTACTGGGAGTCCAGGAGCTGCACTGAAACTAGAAG GAGGGATGTCTGCTTCTTCACAATCTACAGAGGCCTTTTCACCATTGAGCTGTACATCCGCAGCAGGTTTTCCTCCGGACAGTGAGGATTCCAGTGAGGCAGGAACGAAGTCTGACCTTCAAGAAAGCGTGATAGAGGGTCATCGTGTGAAGCTTCAGAAGACCATGAAGCAGGAAGATGTAGATTTGCGACTACATGATAAACGCATGGAGGTGACAAGTGAACCAAGAAACGATAAGCAAACAGATGAAGAAGACGACGAAGACCGggagatgaacacagaggataCAGCGCAGTGTTCAGAAGAGCTAGTGATCACTAAAGTTGAGGACTTCACAAGTGAAATGCCAATAGATGTAGACTACACTGGGGATCACAGTGGAAGGATGGAGGTGGATAAACCAGAATATGCAG ATACACAAACGGCAAAAGACGACAAAAACAGGATGGAGTCATTTGGAATG CAAACAGAGCCTGTGGTGAGACTCAGGAAGCTTCATTTGGTCCAGCCCTCTGTCGATCTGTCTGTGAAGATCAAGGAGGAGCCAATAGATGAGGAGTGTAGAAAGTCTCCTCAGGCTCCAGAGAGAACCTTGAGGGAACATGAG GATTTTACCCAGACACCTGATGAGATCACGATCCGTCCGGCGTTCCCCGTGGGAGGAAATGCCATTG GAGCTCCAGCGGCAAGAGCCGCAAAAGCACCATCAGTCCCTGCCGTGTCCATTCCCGAACAAGCCCCTTTCAGTGCCATTGTTACGGTGTGTGCCGGCTGTAAAAGGATCATACTGAAGGGTAAAACGGCCTTCCAGCGCAGCGGCTCTCCTAAACTCTACTGCTCACCTCAGTGTCTCTGCATCACCTCTGCCATTGAGgtcaaaaagaaaacatgtcaCCACTGCCTCAA AGAGATTTCTCACCCAAAGGATGTGCTTTTAGCCTCAGTGGACACGTCAGGAACTACTAAGGAGTTCTGCAGTCAGAAATGCATTAGTGCTTTTAACTTCAGGTGCAGCGTGTGTCAGAGGACAAGTGTG ACTCATGGTCACGAGGTGAAGTCCATGGGCACCGTCCATAAGCTGTGCAGCGACGTTTGTTTCAACCAGTTCCTCTCTTCCAATAAGTTGACCATGAACTGTTGTATGAACTGTGGTGGGTACTGTAAAAGCACAGACGGTTCGTGTCCCTCTCTACAGATAGAGGGCAACACTGTCAAGTTCTGCACCCAAAAGTGCCTCAAAGTCTACAAAAAG AGGAGTCTCAAAACTGCCACCTGCAAAATGTGTCACGCCAAGCGCCCATCTGCAGAAATGGTGGTCAGTCAGAACTCAGAGGGTGGAGAAGAGCTTTTCTGCTCTGACTCTTGTGCCACGACCTATACAGCCCAGACTCTCAGTTCCTCAG GTACTGCTGTGGAATGCAAAAACTGCAAGAAGAAACAAGTACCACAGTATCATCTAACAATGTCTGAAGGAACCGTTCAAAACTTCTGCTCCTTTACCTGTGTAGTGTCTTATGAG GCGGTAATAAACAAAAAGCAAGCTCCTAAGAAGATAACCTCTACAAGCAACAATGTTCCTGCCCCAAAACCTGCTGCCCCAAGATCTGCTCCTGCGGCGACCAGTTCATCAGTAAAGACTGCCTCCTCCAGTAGACCGGTCCAAATGGTCACCCGACTCCCTTGTGCTCAATGTCTGCAGTCATTCTCCCACAAGCCAAAGCTACTGGAGTTCAAG aaaaaaatgtatgtgttctGTGATGACTCTTGTGTTGGGGACtttggaaaaacaaaaaacgTCACAGCTCTCTGCGAATACTGCAAGACCGATCAAGTTGTGAAAAGTGTGAAAAGGATAAGCAAGGTTGACCGGACTTTCTGTGGGCAGA aATGTAAGTTACTCTTTGAGGATAACCTGGCCAACGAGTGGGGCGAGAAATACTGTCGTGACTGCTTTTACTGTGATGCTGGCTCTAAGACTCGAGTGACTGGGGTTTTTAATGACAAGCAGGAGGAGTTTTGTGAAACCCAGTGCTTGTCAAAATATACTTCACTGATCCATCAG GATTCTAAGGGGATCAAATGCACAATGTGCAAGCAGGGCAGTAAGATGAATGAAACTGTGAAATGGTTGGACGAGATGAAGCATTTCTGCAACCTGCGGTGCCTGATGTTCTTCTGCAGTCTGCAGGCCGTCACAGGGGCGGTCACTAAAGCTGCAAACAAATCTCTATCCAAACGGG GTGCAACGTCAGTGTCCTCTACAGTCCATCAACGCCCTAAAGAGACCACACCCATCATCGCCAATGTTAGATCGTTCTCAAGTGAAGCCAATGGACAGTCTGATGTTCTGGAAAGCAAAGATATGGATG GCTCTGTTCCATCCATTACTGTAGAAGTTCCAGAGGATGAAAGTTTTCCAGAACAAACG gtcagtACACAGAAATGCACTGTGAGGACTTGTGCCCGGCCACGTCGAAACCAAAAGAGAAAGGCCTTACCGCATAATACCAAGCACAAAACTATAGCCTGTAAACCCAACACCCGTAATGCTGAGACACAAAGTG ATGAAATTCCTAAAGTAATAGTGTTGCCTGTGCCTGTGCCGGTGCCTGTGTTCGTGCCGGTTCCTATGAATCTCTACACACAGTATGTTCCTCAGACTGTTGGGTTACCGTTACCG ATTCCAGTGCCCATGTTCCTCCCTACAACTCTGGACAGTGCTGAACGCATTGTGAAGACCATCCAGGAAATCAAAGAGAAGATCCCTGATGATCCTCTGGAGGCTGATCTCATCATGATGGCGGAGATGGTGGCTGAGGAcgcagagagggagaaaaaaatcaaagctAGTG ATCAGAAAAGTAACTTAATGGATATTGATTCGGAAGACGTGTCCAGCAATCTAAGTTGGGAAGAGGATTCTGTCTCTTCTGCTCAGACATTGGATCAGACTCCAGAGCTGGAGAAAGCACAGTCTAAATCTGTTCCAGAACTAGAGAAAGCACAGTCTAAATCTGTTCCAGAACTAGAGAAAGCCCTGTCTAAATCTGTTCCAGAGCTGGAGAGAGAACTATGTAAATCTGTTCCAGAGCTGGAGAAAGCACAGTCTAAATCTGCTCCATCCATCAATCCATCTACACTGACCCCCACCCCTATCCCAACAGAAGAGCCACAGATTGACCTGCAAGCTGATTTTCCAGTCG CGAGCACTGAACTTATAAAAgagcaaaaacacaacaaaaaggaGGTGAAGGTATCAGATGTCAAACAGAAGCCTCGCAGAAAAGACAGTGATAGCGTTCTTCAAAAGAAACGG GACAATAAGTGTGCAGCGTCAGCCACATCAGACGGCCCAGCTGACCTCTCCAAAATGCAACATGAGTCTGGTGTCAGTGCTTGGAAGAATTGGGTGCGCTGGAGGAACTCCCAACCTCATGTGGAGACTCCCAAATTTGGCG CGCGAAGCATGACGCTCAAGGAGGACTTGTTGAAGTGTAGCACTGCTGAGTTGAGCTACGGCCTCTCCAAGTTCATCTCTGAAGTTTGTCGACCCAATGGAGAGAATTACAGCCTTGATAGCATCTTTTATCTCTGCTTAGGCATCCAACAG CATCTGTTTAAGAATAATCGGATGGAGAACATATTCACAGACGTCTGCTACAGCAGATTCTGCCAGGATATGACCAACATGCTCAAAGGATGGACACCCACTATTTTGTCCAATG GTTATGTTCATTCTCAAGTAGAGGAGAAATACATGTGGGACTGTAAGCAGTTGGGGGCGTTCTCACCCGGCGTGCTGCTGAACACGCTGCTTTATTTCTTCACCAAGTTCTTCAATTATAAAACAGTGGAGCAGCATCGTCGCCTCTACTTCGGCCGCTTCAAGCGCTACTGTCAGGGCCAGGGTAACAGCAAAGTGGTCTATTTGCACTTTTATCCCCATAAAGAGGACACAAGCACAG ATGGTGTTCCAgcgaaaaagaggaaaaaagaagATGAAAGGGGAAAGCCGCTAAAGATAAAGGAGAATACAGAGAATCCCTTCCGCTGTCCTGTTCGACTTTTTGAGTTCTATCTCTCGAAATG TTCTCCCAGCGTGAGACATAGCACGTCCCAGTTTTACTTGAATCCTGAACGCTCCTGTGTGCCAAGCAGCCCCACATGGTTCTCCACATCCTCGCTGAGCGATGAGGCTCTGGAAAACATGCTCGCCCGCATCCTAACTGTTAGAGAGCTGTACATGCAAGAAGACCAATCGCCTCATGAAGCGGAATCTGACAGTGACTCGGATTGA